AGTAGGGAGGGGGCCTTCTACGATTCTTGTATTGATAGATATAGTGATGGTATCGTTTTAATTGGTATAGCCCTATACTTTAGGGATGATTTTTGTATGCTCACTGTATCCCTCTTTGCCCTTTTGGGTTCTGAACTCGTCAGCTATGCAAAGGCTAGAGGGGAAGCAATAGGTGTGACAACAGAGCGGGGAATAATGCAGAGACCAGAGAGGGTAGCTTCTCTCTCAATAGTATCAGTGATTTATCCCTTTCTCAAGATAGTTCTTTCAAATTATGGCATAAGGGCTGAATATCCAATGATGATTATTATTTTTTTAATGGCTGTACTAACAAATTATACAGCTATAGTAAGGATTGTTGAAATATTTAAAAAAATAAAAAATTTAGAAAACCATGATGGATAAGACATTCTCAATTAAAACCCTAGGCTGTAAGCTTAACCAATATGAATCATCTGAAATAGCAAACCAATTATTACAGATGGGTTGGATTGCAAAACCCTTTGGCAAAAGGGTTGATATCGTTATTGTAAACACATGCACTGTTACAGATAGAAGCGACAAAAAGTGCAGGAATTATATTCGTCAAGGAGCAAGGGTGTCAAGGTGGGGAAAAACAATAGTAACTGGATGTCTTGCGCAGAGAGATCCCCTTAGCCTGAAAAGAATGCCTGAGGTTTTAGAAGTATTTGGGAATAATGAAAAGGGATCAATATCTTCAAGGATTGAGGAACTGAATAATGATACTTTTCAGACAATTGACGATACAAAATCACCCTATTGCCCAAACCCTTTAACAAAAACATACTCTGAGTTTAAAGATATTTCTCATCCTATATCAAGTGGAGGGGTAGATAATGATATTGAGCCTCCTGTCCCGTATTTTCGTACCAGGGGTTTCATGAAAATACAGGATGGATGCGATGGAGAGTGTACATATTGCATTATTCCCACTGTAAGGGGAATACCCAAGAGCAGGCGATATGATGATATTCTGGAGCATTCAAGAAGACTTATAGAGATTGGGTGCCCGGAAATAATACTCACAGGTATCTCTATAGGCAGATATTCTGATGAGAAAAAGGATTTGGCTGAATTAATAAAAGAGATAATCGCTCTAAAGGGAAGATTCAGGGTTAGGATCAGCTCCATTGAGCCTAATCATATTAATCCTCAGCTTATTGATCTATTTGAGAGTGAGAGGTTATGTCCACATATACATCTTCCTATTCAATCCGGATCAGACAGGATTCTTCAAATGATGAAGCGACCCTATG
The DNA window shown above is from Spirochaetota bacterium and carries:
- a CDS encoding CDP-alcohol phosphatidyltransferase family protein, with the protein product MINNEILISLLPLIIVNSSVIAALIIFAFLYPKRPNDPEVLGRMHKSFIGVFIREFWYWVVNPFISIFKALGLTPNMLTGISLVFALISGYFYYRGDFALAGWVLIICGTMDLLDGRLARVTQQVSREGAFYDSCIDRYSDGIVLIGIALYFRDDFCMLTVSLFALLGSELVSYAKARGEAIGVTTERGIMQRPERVASLSIVSVIYPFLKIVLSNYGIRAEYPMMIIIFLMAVLTNYTAIVRIVEIFKKIKNLENHDG
- the mtaB gene encoding tRNA (N(6)-L-threonylcarbamoyladenosine(37)-C(2))-methylthiotransferase MtaB; this encodes MMDKTFSIKTLGCKLNQYESSEIANQLLQMGWIAKPFGKRVDIVIVNTCTVTDRSDKKCRNYIRQGARVSRWGKTIVTGCLAQRDPLSLKRMPEVLEVFGNNEKGSISSRIEELNNDTFQTIDDTKSPYCPNPLTKTYSEFKDISHPISSGGVDNDIEPPVPYFRTRGFMKIQDGCDGECTYCIIPTVRGIPKSRRYDDILEHSRRLIEIGCPEIILTGISIGRYSDEKKDLAELIKEIIALKGRFRVRISSIEPNHINPQLIDLFESERLCPHIHLPIQSGSDRILQMMKRPYGINDYMKIIDKIRSRLPDIAIGTDMIVGFPGEGEEDFQGSLKLIEEVGFSYVHQFTYSQRSTTPASIMKQNCTHGELLKRKEIMRQVQKGIGLRYREKFEGHSLSSVIEDNRSGEGFSATSDNYIKISLQESPLNQKMVGRIVDVHLKRIKIDKNFGYISSV